A single genomic interval of Euzebyales bacterium harbors:
- a CDS encoding DUF4389 domain-containing protein has protein sequence MTATRVTLLVVGAIAGLIGMALVAAGLALLVFDAAGQDADGYFTSPSYELATNGYAITSEDIDLRVEAEPAAWTPDFGDVSARVTVTPDDPTSEVFVGIAPKDDVDRYLGGVNHAVISRLGDQPEDVSYGQIAGERTPQPPDTQTFWDESSVGAGEQAITWDVRSGQWAVVIMAADASAGVAVDATAGVASSLLVPIGVGLLLFGLLALGGAVTLVVAAVAGAAERPPGEPIPVGGPGMPADRVYPVVVEATLDDPSRGLWLVKWLLLIPHYIVLFLLWIAFALLTLVAGIVILFTGRYPSGIFAFTSGVLRWTWRVGYYGYSALGTDRYPPFTLADVDYPARLDVAEPGPLSRGLVLIKWWLLAIPHYIVLGVLVGNGVTWTTTEGTAGRVQVATGGLIFLLVIIAGFALLFTGRYPPGLFDFVMGLNRWVYRVIAYVALMTDEYPPFRLDAGGSEPTPTPPPPTDDEPSAASRPGDQPAEV, from the coding sequence GGTCGCTGCCGGCCTCGCACTGCTGGTGTTCGACGCCGCAGGACAGGACGCCGACGGCTACTTCACCAGCCCGTCCTACGAGCTGGCGACGAACGGGTACGCGATCACGTCAGAGGACATCGATTTGCGCGTGGAGGCCGAGCCGGCCGCCTGGACTCCGGACTTCGGCGACGTCAGCGCCCGGGTGACCGTGACGCCCGACGACCCCACGAGCGAGGTCTTCGTGGGCATCGCGCCCAAGGACGACGTGGATCGGTACCTGGGCGGCGTCAACCACGCCGTCATCAGCCGGCTCGGGGACCAGCCCGAGGACGTCAGCTACGGTCAGATCGCGGGTGAGCGGACGCCGCAGCCTCCGGACACCCAGACGTTCTGGGATGAGTCGAGCGTGGGCGCCGGGGAGCAGGCCATCACCTGGGACGTCCGGTCCGGGCAGTGGGCGGTGGTCATCATGGCTGCCGACGCATCGGCCGGTGTCGCGGTGGACGCCACGGCCGGCGTCGCGTCGTCGCTGCTCGTTCCCATCGGTGTGGGCCTGCTGTTGTTCGGACTGCTCGCGCTCGGCGGCGCGGTCACCCTGGTGGTCGCGGCCGTCGCGGGAGCCGCCGAGCGACCGCCCGGCGAGCCCATCCCGGTGGGCGGGCCCGGCATGCCGGCGGATCGTGTGTACCCCGTGGTGGTCGAGGCGACGCTGGACGATCCCAGCCGCGGGCTGTGGCTGGTCAAGTGGCTGCTGCTGATCCCGCACTACATCGTGCTGTTCCTGCTGTGGATCGCGTTCGCGCTGCTGACCCTGGTCGCGGGGATCGTGATCCTGTTCACCGGTCGCTACCCCAGTGGGATCTTCGCGTTCACCAGCGGCGTGCTGCGGTGGACGTGGCGCGTCGGCTACTACGGCTACAGCGCGCTGGGCACCGACCGGTACCCGCCCTTCACCCTGGCCGACGTCGACTACCCGGCGCGGCTCGACGTCGCCGAGCCCGGTCCGCTGTCGCGCGGCCTCGTGCTGATCAAGTGGTGGCTGCTGGCGATCCCGCACTACATCGTGCTGGGTGTGCTGGTCGGCAACGGCGTCACCTGGACGACCACCGAGGGCACGGCGGGCCGTGTCCAGGTCGCCACGGGCGGGCTGATCTTCCTGCTCGTGATCATCGCCGGGTTCGCGCTGCTGTTCACCGGCCGCTACCCGCCGGGCCTGTTCGACTTCGTCATGGGGCTCAACCGGTGGGTGTACCGCGTGATCGCCTACGTCGCGCTGATGACCGACGAGTACCCGCCGTTCCGGCTCGATGCCGGGGGCAGTGAACCGACGCCGACTCCGCCGCCACCGACCGACGACGAGCCGTCCGCAGCGTCACGTCCGGGCGACCAGCCGGCCGAGGTCTGA